In the genome of Neodiprion pinetum isolate iyNeoPine1 chromosome 2, iyNeoPine1.2, whole genome shotgun sequence, one region contains:
- the mRpL3 gene encoding large ribosomal subunit protein uL3m codes for MAGLLKSFANLQISCKFLHPRVEAITVPSRGRKHLNYWPRKRNPIWLTKQTRVQYNENLTADNARFIKEVVDTKYSNSELSLGIAGSLRTSPLKVEPIEPKAEWQPSYRRTGVIAKKIGIYPLWLKNGKRVFTTLLQVLDNHVVRYIPPEDYKPILFKRKHKNNPRQERLGCLVVGSDSCDPQKFTKEYCGLFTDSGVMPKRVLTRFRVSPEAALAPGTPLVAAHYKPGQIVDIRGKTIDRGFQGVCKRWGFKGGPASHGVTKTHRRPGNIGGGGEKGRVWPGTKMPGHMGNRMRIHKGAKILRINTKYNVLWIHGISIPGETNSFVSIYDTILPLRRLKESPSFPTYLPTADEPLPEELFCDELHPFTEPTIQFSEES; via the exons ATGGCTGGGCTGCTCAAGTCATTTGCCAACCTGCAAATATCCTGCAAATTTCTCCACCCTAG GGTTGAAGCCATCACAGTACCTTCAAGAGGCAGAAAACATTTAAACTATTGGCCAAGGAAACGCAATCCTATATGGTTGACAAAACAAACTCGCGTG CAATACAATGAAAACCTTACCGCCGACAATGCCCGGTTCATCAAAGAAGTCGTTGATACCAAATATAGTAACTCTGAACTCAGTCTGGGTATCGCTGGGTCCTTACGTACATCGCCTCTCAAAGTTGAGCCAATTGAACCTAAAGCAGAATGGCAACCATCCTATCGACGCACTGGTGTCATTgctaaaaaaattggaatctATCCACTGTGgctgaaaaatggaaaaagagTTTTCACCACTCTTTTACAG GTGCTGGATAATCATGTGGTACGATACATACCGCCAGAAGACTACAAGCCAATACTGTTCAAGCGTAAGCACAAAAATAACCCTAGGCAGGAAAGATTAGGTTGCCTTGTGGTTGGTTCCGACAGCTGTGACCCTCAAAAG TTCACCAAGGAATATTGCGGCCTCTTTACTGACTCCGGCGTTATGCCTAAGCGTGTATTAACTAGGTTCCGCGTCTCACCCGAAGCAGCGCTAGCACCTGGTACACCACTCGTTGCTGCACATTACAAGCCCGGACAAATTGTTGATATCAGAGGCAAGAC TATCGACCGTGGTTTTCAAGGAGTATGCAAACGGTGGGGATTCAAAGGTGGTCCAGCCTCGCATGGTGTGACAAAAACCCATAGAAGACCTGGAAATattggtggtggtggtgaaaAGGGTCGCGTATGGCCCGGAACGAAAATGCCGGGTCACATGGGTAATCGTATGCGGATACACAAGGGTGCCAAG ATCCTTCGAATCAATACAAAATATAACGTATTATGGATTCATGGTATTTCTATTCCCGGTGAAACAAACTCATTCGTTTCCATATATGACACAATTTTGCCGCTGAGGAGGCTGAAAGAATCACCAAGTTTTCCAACTTATTTACCCACAGCGGACGAACCTTTACCAGAAGAATTGTTTTGCGATGAGTTGCATCCCTTTACAGAACCCACTATTCAATTTAGTGAAGAATCGTaa